In the Gouania willdenowi unplaced genomic scaffold, fGouWil2.1 scaffold_120_arrow_ctg1, whole genome shotgun sequence genome, ATAGAGGTTGGTAGATTGGAGATACCTCACCACTGCCTTATCTATTAAAATCCACTCTGTTCTTGGtgcaaatattgactttattgaaAACACTGTCAGCCCAAGAGTTGAAAGTTCTTTAAATAACGTTCCCCTTTCTACATAATAACATCTACAGGCCAATAGAACATGGGAAATAGTCTCAAATTGACCACACTGACATAATCCATCCGGATGTTTGCCTTTTGGATTTAAATATGCAGCTAGTCCACAATGCCCCAGTCTTAATCTGGTTATTTTAACTTGATTTGATCGGTAAGTTGTCCACAGGAGTCTAGTGCCCTACACACTTTAAATAATGCCTCCCTCTAGACTCATTCTCCCTTTGCCATTGTTGATACACagtagcttcttcttcttctaatggtttccgGGAGGCTGTCCACTAAAAGAAGCTCAATGCTGCCCTCTACTGTTCAATAGAATCACTCCACTTTACAGGTGCTGCTCATAccattagaatatcatgaaaaggttgatttatttcagtaattccttTCAAAaggtgaaacttgtataatgtctACATACACAGAGCCTAACCCATGAAAAACCAATACTACACCTCATCAACACAACATCTGCTCTAACCCCAGAGGAGCATCAGCCATAGAAccagaataaataaacaatctcAGGTTTAATTTACTCAATCCAATCTAAAGCACAGCACCTCCAGCTGTAGCATCAACGcttatagagataaaaaaataacaataaaaaacaatagagataataaaattaataaaaacaacaatagagatTGAATAGAAATGTGTTTGTCCTACTTATCAcgtacttaaaataaataaagaaataaatatgtaagaaaggTGTATCATtaatgataatataaaataatgcagTGAGATAACTAAAGAGGAGAACGAAGCTGAGTGAAGTTAATTAATCCGGATTATTCTTTAATAATGTGTAAATTTAGAGATGACCCGGAAGCACCAGATTAAGTCATTACGTCACCTTCTGACGTCATGACGCTGTGCACTCGGCACTACGCAGTcggattgttgttgttttgttttgggtgtttttaaagCGTAGGATCGGATTAGCATTCAGTTTCAAATTTGAATCGTTTTGAACCCGCTTCACTGTCCGTGCTGCCCCCGTTAGCCTGGTTAGCTTAGTCAGCTGGTTAGCTTAGTTAGCTGGTTAGCTTAGTTTGCTGGTTAGCTTAGTTAGCTGGTTAGCTTAGTTAGCTGGTTATCAGGATGGAAGCTGTGAACGTTCCTGCTTTTCTCACCAAACTGTGGATGTTAGTGGAAGATCCGAACACCGACTCTCTGATCCGATGGAGCCAGGTAACCTAcaactaactaactaataaataactatctaactaactaataaataactatttaactaactaataaataactatctaactaactaataaataactatttaactaactaataaataactatctaactaactaataaataactatctaactaactaataaataactatttaactaactaataaataactatctaactaactaataaataactatttaactaataaataactatctaactaactaataaataactatttaactaactaataaataactatctaactaactaataaataactatttaactaactaataaataactatctaactaactaataaataactatctaactaactaataaataactatctacctaactaataaataactatctaactaactaataaataactatttaactaactaataaataactatctaactaactaataaataactatttaactaataaataactatttaactaactaataaataactatctaactaactaataaataactatttaactaataaataactatttaactaactaataaataactatctaactaactaataaataactatttaactaactaataaataactatttaactaactaataaataactatctaactaactaataaataactatttaactaataaataactatctaactaactaataaataactatttaactaactaataaataactatctacctaactaataaataactatttaaCTAACTAATAACTATTTAACTAACTAATAAATACCTATttaactaataaataactatttaactaactaataaataactatttaaCTAACTAATTAATAACTATTCaactaataaataactattcaactaataaataactattcaactaataaataactattcaactaataaataactattCAACTAATAAATCACTATCTAACTAACTAAATAACTGACTAAGATGATTTATTTAGTAATAAACATTTAACATCTAAAGTGTAAcatttaatgataataatattaattattactgCTACTAATGCAGCTGTTTTACAGCTGCATtagtagcagtaataataattttaattattattattattattattactaatgcAGCTGTAAAACAGCTCAGTCatcctaaaggtggcgctacaggaAGTTTCTAAAGTTTAACGTTTACAACATTAACAACTAATCAAACTAATGAGCTTCATTTAAATCTGTTATGTTTCAAGGTTAGGGGCGGGGCAGGGCTTTACAAACCTAACTCCTCCCACAATCTGTACTCAcactgtatacacacacacacacacacacacacagtagtgaTTGATCAACTATACACAGACTCACTgatcattaaaaacatggagTCATTGTAGAAGATGATTggataatagtgtgtgtgtgtgtgtgtgcgtgtgtgtgtgtgtgtgtgtgtgtgtgtgcgtgtgcgtgtgtcagaGTGGTTCTAGTTTCCATGTCTACGACCAGGGTCGGTTCTCTAAAGAAGTTCTCCCAAAGTTCTTCAAACACAACAACATGGCCAGTTTCATCCGACAGCTCAACATGTGTAAGTAGCTTGCTAAGATCCGCCCCTACCGCCAAGCTCCACCCCTACCAAAACACATAGAACCCACCTGTTGCTGGCTTTCAGACGGGTTCCGGAAGGTGGTCCACATGGAGCAGAGCGGCTTGGTGAAACCAGAGACAGACGACACCGAGTTCCAGCATCCGTTCTTCATCCGAGGAGAAGAACATCTGCTGGAGAACATCAAACGGAAAGTGACCATGGTGCGTATCGCCACCAGAATCATGTGACGTGTGCGTTAATGTGTAACGTGTGGTTCTGTTATTCCAGGTGAGTCGTCAGGAGGAGGTCAAAGTGTCCACAGAGAATATTTCTCAGATCCTCAACGACGTTCAGCAGATGAAAGGAAAACAGGAGACCATCGACTTCAGGATCAGTGCCATGAAACAGTGAGACCAGGAACCAGAATCAGACCTGGTCCGTGATGTTCCTCAGCTCTAATTCTTGTTTCAGGGAGAACGAGGCTTTGTGGAGAGAAGTGGCCAGTCTGAGACAGAAGCACACACAGCAGCAGAAGGTCGTCAACAAGGTCAGAACCAACAACACTTAGCAGTTAGCACTTAACAGTTAGCACGTCAcatggtctctctctctctctgcagctGCTGCAGTTTCTTGTGTCGCTCGTCCAAACAAACAGAATCCTTGGAGTCAAGAGGAAGATGTaataacacgcacacacagtaggGGGCTATGGGGTTTACCTGTTGGAGCTTCTTTACACCTGTACCTGTAGGACCAGGTTTGGGGAGGAGCCTACTGCTTTAATCCAAGCGTTTGATTGGTTGTTTGTCTCTGCAGCCCATTAATGCTCAATGACTCAAGCTCCACCCATTCTCTGCCCAAATACAGTCGCCCACTCTCATTGGAGCCAGTGCAGGTAAGCTCCGCCCCCATAGTGACAAACatgaggtcatgtgacctgagcACTTCCTGTTTTTCACAGAGCCCTGCCAACATTTTCTCAGACTCTGGACCAATCATCTCTGATGTCACTGAGGTAGCCACACCCACCTCAGAAGATGTGCTCGATGATTGGACGGATCTACGGTAGGCTGTGATTGGTTAGTTAGTGTGTGATTGATCATTACATAGCAGTATCAGTTAGTATTGATCAGATTTTTCTTCAGACGG is a window encoding:
- the hsf1 gene encoding heat shock factor protein 1 isoform X2, which produces MEAVNVPAFLTKLWMLVEDPNTDSLIRWSQSGSSFHVYDQGRFSKEVLPKFFKHNNMASFIRQLNMYGFRKVVHMEQSGLVKPETDDTEFQHPFFIRGEEHLLENIKRKVTMVSRQEEVKVSTENISQILNDVQQMKGKQETIDFRISAMKQENEALWREVASLRQKHTQQQKVVNKLLQFLVSLVQTNRILGVKRKIPLMLNDSSSTHSLPKYSRPLSLEPVQSPANIFSDSGPIISDVTEVATPTSEDVLDDWTDLRRNQSMKEEPSEGACPVSAVETPFSPTTFIDSILLDEPSTAPPLALMTSDPAEDPLPPCQTVACIERSELSNHVDVMDNRLENLQNALNKQSLSLDCSPLMEYFSCPDFDVDCLDTLLTEEAPRGNDVTGKELVQFIGSPVEVGVANLEEEPIFVTAPLSPAHLDPDL
- the hsf1 gene encoding heat shock factor protein 1 isoform X1 codes for the protein MEAVNVPAFLTKLWMLVEDPNTDSLIRWSQSGSSFHVYDQGRFSKEVLPKFFKHNNMASFIRQLNMYGFRKVVHMEQSGLVKPETDDTEFQHPFFIRGEEHLLENIKRKVTMVSRQEEVKVSTENISQILNDVQQMKGKQETIDFRISAMKQENEALWREVASLRQKHTQQQKVVNKLLQFLVSLVQTNRILGVKRKIPLMLNDSSSTHSLPKYSRPLSLEPVQVSSAPIVTNMRSCDLSTSCFSQSPANIFSDSGPIISDVTEVATPTSEDVLDDWTDLRRNQSMKEEPSEGACPVSAVETPFSPTTFIDSILLDEPSTAPPLALMTSDPAEDPLPPCQTVACIERSELSNHVDVMDNRLENLQNALNKQSLSLDCSPLMEYFSCPDFDVDCLDTLLTEEAPRGNDVTGKELVQFIGSPVEVGVANLEEEPIFVTAPLSPAHLDPDL